Proteins encoded together in one Bacteroides ovatus window:
- a CDS encoding SGNH/GDSL hydrolase family protein: MKKIAITLFFCASCFVLLFAQKEPAWDNTSKRKWDPAFQKVEIPSTKDGEVQKAFMYKSTSKVSQPLIVSLHTWSGYYNQTDPLAKEILARDWNYIHPDFRGANRTPSSMGSPLALGDIEDAIQYALKHTNANPEEVHIIGVSGGGFATLAAFMNIEYPVKSFSAWVPISDIEAWYWECVGRGSRYAEDILSVVSLDKKTFNKETAILRSPLRQDFPIEKRKNSRLYIYTGIHDGYKGSVPITHSLNMYNRLVGELKYGSSDMKEIMEKSLSDSDLISPEEMLGLLGKRMNPEYEKNQMLYDRKVHLLRKYENIQLTVFEGRHEQISQALSLLPYNHTVTDLKCNILAIGDSNGQNKGGWVDQLKKMMPESNIVNLSESGRTIGFDNNGRERLNALKNIDAYLDKAQVEKKRYDYIIVCLGTNDSKKMFDSRQREVSENLKVLLAKIKKHKLCRSGKTKFIYVTPPPLRDENVSPKYQDSGKRLARLVPELETMALKQGFDVVNIHQPLLGVLDYYAKDGVHMAEPGQEIVASKILSHILSKR; encoded by the coding sequence ATGAAAAAGATTGCAATTACATTGTTCTTTTGTGCCAGTTGCTTTGTTCTGCTCTTTGCGCAGAAAGAACCGGCTTGGGACAATACCTCAAAAAGAAAATGGGATCCGGCATTTCAGAAGGTAGAGATTCCTTCCACTAAAGATGGAGAAGTTCAGAAGGCATTTATGTACAAGTCGACTAGCAAGGTATCACAGCCTTTGATCGTAAGTCTGCATACCTGGAGCGGTTATTACAATCAGACTGATCCTTTAGCTAAAGAGATATTGGCGCGTGACTGGAATTATATTCATCCTGATTTCAGGGGAGCTAACAGGACACCTTCGTCAATGGGGAGTCCGTTGGCTTTGGGGGATATTGAAGATGCCATTCAGTATGCATTGAAGCATACTAATGCTAATCCAGAGGAGGTACATATAATAGGGGTATCAGGAGGTGGCTTTGCTACGTTAGCCGCTTTCATGAATATAGAATACCCTGTGAAATCATTCTCTGCATGGGTTCCAATTTCAGATATTGAAGCCTGGTATTGGGAATGTGTAGGAAGAGGATCAAGATATGCGGAAGATATTCTAAGTGTTGTATCTCTTGATAAAAAGACCTTTAATAAAGAAACCGCTATTCTTCGTTCGCCTTTGAGACAAGATTTCCCGATAGAGAAGCGGAAGAATTCGAGATTGTATATATACACAGGTATCCATGACGGTTATAAAGGTTCTGTTCCCATCACTCATTCTTTAAATATGTATAATAGACTGGTTGGAGAGTTGAAATATGGGAGTTCGGATATGAAAGAAATTATGGAGAAATCTTTGTCGGACTCCGATCTGATATCCCCTGAAGAAATGCTTGGACTTTTAGGAAAGCGCATGAATCCTGAATATGAGAAGAATCAGATGTTATATGATCGTAAAGTTCATTTACTTCGTAAATATGAAAATATACAATTGACGGTTTTTGAAGGAAGGCATGAGCAGATTTCTCAAGCTTTAAGTTTGCTGCCTTATAATCATACTGTGACGGATTTGAAATGTAATATATTGGCTATTGGAGACTCGAATGGTCAAAATAAAGGTGGATGGGTCGATCAGTTGAAAAAGATGATGCCTGAATCAAATATTGTTAATCTCTCTGAGAGTGGTAGGACTATTGGGTTTGATAATAATGGAAGAGAACGTCTTAATGCACTCAAAAATATAGATGCATATTTGGATAAGGCACAGGTTGAGAAGAAACGTTATGATTATATTATCGTATGCTTGGGTACAAATGATTCTAAAAAAATGTTTGATTCAAGGCAAAGAGAAGTTTCAGAAAATCTAAAGGTTCTTTTGGCTAAAATTAAGAAGCATAAGTTGTGTAGGAGTGGCAAGACCAAATTTATTTATGTGACTCCACCACCTTTGAGGGATGAAAATGTTAGTCCCAAATATCAGGATTCAGGTAAGAGATTGGCACGTTTGGTTCCGGAACTTGAGACTATGGCCTTAAAGCAGGGCTTTGATGTCGTTAATATCCATCAGCCGCTGTTGGGAGTACTTGATTATTATGCTAAAGATGGTGTACACATGGCAGAGCCCGGGCAGGAGATTGTGGCGTCAAAAATACTTTCTCATATTTTGAGTAAGAGATAG
- a CDS encoding glycoside hydrolase family 28 protein has translation MLLSCQSNAGLETIITVEQVGAAATPDKIVPIEGAPFEIPQLKRPVFPDFTINIEEKGAKTNIPITSIVNQTIEEISQKGGGTVIIPKGKWKSGRIVLKSNVNLHLAEGSEIEFPGNAEDYLPAVFTRHEGIEIMGSGSFIYANGEDNIAITGKGVIYGPSLDAEIRQRPNGNTVVEKDILNNAPVEKRVFDGMDGRGFYKPKTISPINCTNVLIEGITMERSTFWNVCPIYCENVIIRGITVNSIGIPSGDGIDIESCKNVLIEYCTLNCGDDCFTLKAGRAEDGLRVGKPTENVVIRYSLAQQGHGGVTCGSETAGGVKNVYVHDCVFDGTQIGIRFKTRRNRAGGVNDALYEKIRMINVGEAFKWDLLGSKRYVGELAERYPPRAVNKLTPTIKDIHIKNFIVESAEKILSVNGIPEIPCSNVLIENGKIISKKLIGALNDVDGFTFRNLDIYAEDNKINILDGRNILFDDVTFAVPHGEILTNIKGDKSQNIFIQNGESRTECSMEKPIKVEKLSQALPKSRK, from the coding sequence ATGCTTCTATCTTGCCAATCAAATGCAGGATTAGAAACTATTATCACAGTTGAACAAGTCGGAGCAGCAGCCACACCGGACAAAATCGTACCTATTGAAGGAGCACCTTTTGAGATTCCACAACTGAAAAGACCCGTTTTCCCGGACTTTACTATTAACATAGAAGAGAAAGGGGCAAAAACAAACATTCCTATCACTTCTATTGTAAATCAAACAATTGAAGAAATTTCCCAAAAAGGTGGCGGAACCGTTATCATACCTAAAGGAAAATGGAAATCCGGACGCATCGTTCTAAAAAGTAATGTCAACCTGCACCTCGCAGAAGGTTCTGAAATCGAATTTCCGGGGAATGCAGAAGATTATCTGCCTGCCGTGTTCACCCGTCATGAAGGAATCGAGATCATGGGCTCCGGTTCATTCATCTATGCCAACGGTGAGGATAATATAGCCATTACAGGAAAAGGAGTTATTTACGGCCCTTCACTGGATGCCGAAATCAGACAGCGCCCTAATGGTAATACGGTAGTAGAAAAAGATATTCTGAATAATGCTCCGGTAGAAAAAAGAGTATTCGATGGTATGGACGGAAGAGGCTTCTATAAGCCTAAAACGATATCTCCGATTAACTGCACCAATGTTTTGATTGAAGGAATTACGATGGAACGCAGTACTTTCTGGAATGTTTGTCCGATTTATTGTGAAAATGTAATTATACGGGGAATTACCGTAAATTCAATAGGAATCCCCAGTGGTGACGGCATAGACATCGAATCCTGCAAGAATGTTCTTATAGAGTATTGCACGCTGAATTGCGGAGACGATTGCTTCACTTTGAAAGCAGGGCGGGCAGAGGATGGATTACGGGTTGGGAAGCCTACAGAAAACGTTGTAATCCGTTACTCCCTGGCTCAACAAGGGCATGGCGGAGTTACTTGCGGAAGCGAGACAGCCGGTGGTGTTAAGAATGTATATGTCCACGATTGTGTCTTTGACGGCACTCAAATCGGTATACGCTTTAAAACACGCCGTAACCGTGCAGGTGGAGTTAATGATGCTTTATACGAGAAAATCCGCATGATTAATGTAGGAGAAGCCTTTAAATGGGATTTACTGGGCAGCAAACGTTATGTAGGGGAACTCGCCGAACGCTATCCGCCAAGAGCTGTCAATAAGCTGACTCCGACTATCAAAGATATTCATATCAAGAATTTCATTGTAGAATCAGCCGAGAAAATTCTAAGTGTAAACGGGATTCCTGAAATTCCATGCAGTAATGTATTAATAGAAAACGGCAAGATTATCAGCAAAAAACTAATTGGCGCTTTAAACGATGTAGACGGATTCACTTTCAGAAATCTGGATATTTACGCAGAAGATAATAAAATCAATATATTGGACGGCCGGAATATTTTATTCGATGACGTAACCTTTGCTGTTCCACACGGGGAAATACTCACAAACATCAAAGGAGACAAATCTCAGAATATTTTTATTCAAAACGGAGAATCCCGGACAGAGTGTTCTATGGAGAAACCGATTAAAGTGGAAAAACTTAGCCAAGCTCTGCCAAAATCCAGGAAATAG
- a CDS encoding DUF2264 domain-containing protein, producing the protein MNRRIFLLCLLLFPLLVFSKPGGEREYWVKTMIKMVDPIYTNLSRNTLRKNMPVETRDGLNTGNDRKDVTHLEALGRSFAGIAPWLNLPVDKTEEGKLRFKYIDLVVKSLANAVDPESPDYMPFDRPYSQKLVDAAYVAEGLLRSKDQVWTRLDTITKQRLIKELKASRHFKAPDKNWLMFSAMIEVALLEFTGECNMKPVTYALQKHKEWYKGDGWYGDGHRLHMDYYNSFVIQPMMMDILDVLKRRGAEGADFYDTQLRRFVRFAEQQERMIGPDGTYPPVGRSIAYRLGAFHALAQVSLMKKLPKEIKPAQVRCALTKAMKRQLVKGTYDKDGWLTLGFCGHQPRLAEKYVSTGSLYMCTLVFLPLGLDAMDEFWSSGPEEWTSLKIWGSDAEVPIDHALRD; encoded by the coding sequence ATGAATAGGAGAATTTTTCTTTTGTGTTTATTGTTATTTCCGCTTTTGGTCTTCTCTAAGCCGGGGGGAGAACGTGAATATTGGGTGAAAACAATGATTAAAATGGTGGATCCCATTTATACGAATCTGAGCCGGAATACATTAAGAAAGAATATGCCAGTAGAGACGCGTGACGGGTTGAATACTGGTAATGATAGAAAAGATGTGACTCATTTGGAAGCATTAGGACGTTCATTTGCTGGAATTGCACCATGGCTTAATCTTCCGGTTGATAAAACGGAAGAGGGAAAGTTGCGTTTTAAATATATTGATTTGGTAGTTAAGTCTTTGGCTAATGCTGTTGATCCGGAATCTCCTGATTATATGCCTTTTGATAGACCTTACAGTCAGAAGTTAGTTGATGCTGCATACGTAGCGGAAGGATTGCTTCGTTCAAAAGATCAGGTTTGGACTCGCTTGGATACTATCACCAAGCAGCGGTTGATAAAGGAACTGAAGGCATCCCGGCATTTTAAGGCACCGGACAAGAATTGGTTAATGTTTTCGGCTATGATTGAGGTTGCTTTATTAGAGTTCACAGGAGAATGTAATATGAAACCTGTTACCTATGCTTTACAAAAACATAAAGAGTGGTATAAAGGTGATGGGTGGTATGGTGATGGACATCGTTTGCATATGGACTATTATAATAGTTTTGTCATTCAACCGATGATGATGGATATATTGGATGTATTGAAACGTCGTGGAGCAGAAGGTGCCGATTTTTATGATACACAGTTGAGGCGTTTTGTGCGTTTTGCTGAACAACAGGAAAGAATGATCGGCCCGGACGGGACTTATCCACCTGTCGGACGTTCTATCGCTTATCGTTTAGGGGCATTTCATGCATTGGCACAAGTCTCATTGATGAAGAAATTGCCGAAGGAAATTAAACCGGCACAGGTGCGTTGTGCTTTGACAAAAGCAATGAAACGACAACTCGTGAAAGGAACGTATGATAAAGACGGATGGCTTACATTGGGGTTTTGTGGTCATCAGCCTCGTTTGGCGGAGAAGTATGTTTCTACAGGAAGTTTGTATATGTGCACTTTAGTTTTTTTGCCTTTAGGGCTTGATGCTATGGATGAATTCTGGAGTAGTGGGCCGGAAGAATGGACTTCGTTAAAAATATGGGGTAGTGATGCAGAAGTTCCTATTGACCATGCATTGAGAGATTAA
- a CDS encoding glycoside hydrolase family 88 protein, whose amino-acid sequence MRIRFLIVTFAIFFSLCSSVSGKDNRKEMRTIIDKGLNTAIVQSKQMAEKLLGQKDELPRTIGKRGAFITSNAGAWTSGFFPGVLWYLYEANGDVSLKMYAEDYTRRLEKQQFTTSNHDVGFILYCSYGNGWRLTGNEEYKQVMLQGAQSLSTRFNPVTGCIKSWNRKTWQYPVIIDNMMNLELLLWASKNSEHSDFASIARSHADITMKNHFRPDYSCYHVVSYDTITGKPDHKGTYQGYADDSDWSRGQGWALYGYVMMYRETKEKKYLEHAIQVAKFIINHPQLPEDKIPYWDFDDPDIPDTPRDASAGAVIASALIELSQYTKGRFSKECLSVAETQLRNLSSSKYLAEPGTNCDFILKHSVGNKPKKKEVDVPLTYADYYYVEALLRYKKDILKDKIGIEIKK is encoded by the coding sequence ATGAGAATAAGATTTTTGATTGTTACTTTTGCTATTTTCTTTTCTTTGTGTAGCTCTGTTTCGGGTAAGGATAATAGAAAAGAAATGCGTACTATTATAGATAAAGGATTGAATACGGCTATTGTGCAGTCTAAACAGATGGCGGAGAAATTACTAGGGCAGAAAGATGAACTTCCTCGTACCATAGGTAAAAGGGGAGCGTTTATAACATCGAATGCAGGGGCATGGACAAGTGGCTTTTTCCCTGGAGTATTATGGTATTTGTATGAAGCGAATGGTGATGTCTCATTAAAGATGTATGCTGAAGATTATACCAGGCGGCTGGAAAAACAACAATTTACTACCAGTAATCATGATGTAGGTTTTATTCTTTATTGCAGTTATGGTAATGGATGGCGTTTGACCGGTAATGAAGAATATAAGCAGGTAATGTTACAAGGGGCGCAGTCGTTAAGTACACGTTTTAATCCGGTAACTGGTTGTATTAAATCCTGGAATAGAAAAACTTGGCAGTATCCGGTTATCATTGATAATATGATGAATCTGGAATTATTATTATGGGCATCTAAAAATTCGGAACATTCGGATTTTGCTTCCATAGCACGTTCTCATGCGGATATTACAATGAAGAATCATTTCCGTCCGGATTATAGTTGTTATCATGTCGTATCTTATGATACAATAACTGGGAAGCCGGATCACAAAGGTACTTATCAAGGATATGCCGATGATTCGGACTGGTCTCGCGGGCAAGGTTGGGCACTGTATGGTTATGTAATGATGTATCGTGAAACAAAAGAGAAGAAATATTTGGAACATGCCATACAAGTAGCTAAATTTATCATAAATCATCCGCAATTGCCGGAGGATAAGATTCCTTATTGGGATTTTGATGATCCTGATATTCCTGACACACCGCGTGATGCTTCTGCCGGAGCGGTGATTGCATCCGCTTTGATTGAGTTGAGCCAATATACTAAAGGACGCTTTTCTAAGGAATGTTTATCCGTAGCGGAGACACAGCTAAGAAATTTGTCGTCTTCTAAGTATTTGGCAGAACCGGGGACAAACTGTGATTTTATATTAAAACACTCTGTAGGTAACAAGCCCAAAAAGAAAGAAGTGGATGTACCGTTGACTTACGCTGATTACTATTATGTGGAAGCTTTGCTTCGTTATAAAAAAGATATTTTAAAAGATAAAATTGGTATTGAAATAAAGAAATAA